The Naumannella cuiyingiana DNA window GACCTGGCGTTGTTCTCCGCGGGCAAGACGATGAGCCTGGAGTACGCCCCCAAGGTCGCCGCCGCCGGCGCGACCGTGATCGACAACTCCTCGGCCTGGCGCGGCGATCCCGAGGTGCCGCTGGTGGTCGCCGAGGTCAACGGCGCCGACATCGACGTCGCTCCGAAGGGCATCATCGCCAACCCCAACTGCACCACGATGGCCGCGATGCCGGTGCTCAAGCCGCTGCACGACGCGGCCGGGCTGCGCCGGCTGGTCGTTGCCACCTACCAGGCGGTCTCCGGCTCCGGCGGCGCCGGTGTCGCCGAGCTGGCGACCCAGCTCGCGGCCGCGCCCGATCCGACGCCGCTCGCCTTCGACGGCTCGGCGATCGACTTCCCGGCGCCGGAGAAGTACGCCCGGACGATCGCCCACGACGTGCTGCCGCTGGCCGGATCGCTCGTGGACGACGGGTCCGGCGAGACCGACGAGGAGCAGAAGCTGCGCAACGAGTCGCGCAAGATCCTGCACATCCCGGACCTGCCGGTCGCCGGCACCTGTGTTCGCGTACCGGTCTTCACCGGGCACAGCCTCGCCATCCACGCCGAGTTCGCCGACGCGATCGACCCGGCCCGGGCGACCGAGCTGCTGGCGAGCGCGCCCGGCGTCGAGCTGTCCGACATCCCGACGCCGCTGCAGGCCGCGGGCGCCGACCCGGTCTATGTCGGCCGGATCCGCACCGATGCGTCCGCCCCCGAGGGCCGCGGGCTGGTGCTCTTCGTGTCCAACGACAACCTCCGCAAGGGTGCCGCGCTGAATGCGGTGCAGATCGCGGAGCTGATCGCCGCCCGGGTCTCGGCGTGACCGATCGCCTGCTCGTCGTCGGCGGCGGCGTGATGGGGGAGACGCTGATCTCGGGCCTGCTGCGCGCTGGCTGGCCGACCGAGCGGATCCTGGCCAGCGAACGCAGCCCCGAACGACGCGCCGAGCTGGCCGAGCGGCACGGGATCGAGGCGCTCGCCGGCCTCGACGCCGCCGGACAGGCCGAGACGGTGGTGTTGGTGGTCAAGCCGCAGGACGCCGACGCCGTGCTCGCCGAGCTGGCCGGCCGGATCCGCCCCGGCGCGATGCTGGTGTCGCTGTGCGCGGGCGTACCTACCGCCCGGCTGGAGGCGGGCCTGCCCGACGGCCAGCCGGTGGTGCGGGTGATGCCGAACACGCCCGCGCAGGTCGACGAGGGCATGGCGGCCATCTCCGCGGGTCGGTACGCCGATGCCGCGCATGTCGCCCGCGTCGAGGAGCTGCTGAATGCCATCGGCCGCAGCGTCACGGTCCCGGAGTCCTATCAGGACGCGGTGACGGCGATCTCGGGCTCGGGACCGGCGTACCTCTTCTTCGTCGTGGAGGCGATGATCGAGGCCGGCGTGCACCTCGGCCTGCCGCGGGTGACCGCGACGGAGCTGGTCGTGCAGACGATGCTCGGTTCGGCGAAGCTGTTGCGCGAGTCCGGCGGGCACCCGACGGTGCTGCGCGAGCAGGTCACCTCGCCCGGCGGAACGACCGCGGCGGCGATCCGCCAGCTCGAGGACCACAAGGTACGCGCGGCCTTCATCACCGCGATCGAGGCCGCCCGCGACCGCAGCCGCGAGCTCGGCCGCACCGAACCGGGATCCTGATCATGGTCGCCCGGCTGATCCACTCCCCGGATCTGGAGCGCTACCACTTCGGTCCGGACCATCCGATGGGGCCGGGCCGGGTCCAGCTCACCCTGGCGCTCGCCCGCGAGCTCGGCATCCTTGATCAACTCCAGGTGGCGCCGGAGCCGGCCGCGAACGAGGATCTATTGCGTGCGGTGCACGACGAGCTCTACATCGCCGCGGTGAAGGCGGATCGGACCTCGACGATCTTCGGGATCGGTACGCCGGACAACCCGCTCGTGGTCGGGATGCACGACATCGCCGCCGGGATCAGCGCCGCGACCACCGAGGCGGCGCGCGCGGTCTGGAGCGGCGAGGTCGCGCGCGGGATCAACATCGCGGGCGGACATCACCACGCGATGCCGATGGGCACCAGCGGGTTCTGCGTCTACAACGACATCGCCGTGGCGATCCGCTGGCTGCAGTCGGCCGGTGCGAAGAAGATCGCCTATGTCGACGTCGACGCCCACCACGGCGACGGGGTGCAGGCGATCTTCTACGACGACCCGAGTGTGCTGACCGTCAGCCTGCACGAGTCCCCGGCGTACCTCTTCCCCGGCACGGGCTACCCGACCGAGACCGGCGGTTCGGGCGCCGAGGGGTCGGCGGTGAACGTGGCGCTGCCGCCGGGGGTGGGCGATGCCGGTTGGCTCCGGGCCTTCGAGGCGGTCGTGCCGCCGGTGCTGGAGGCCTTCGCGCCCGACATCCTGATCACCCAGCACGGCTGCGACTCCCACGCCGCCGATCCGCTGACCGATCTGCAGCTCACCCTGGGCGGCCAGGTGGCCAGTTATCGGCGGCTGGCCGAACTGGCCGAGCGGTACGCCCACGGAAGGTGGGTGATCACCGGCGGCGGCGGGTACGCGATGCCGTGGGTGCTGCCGCAGGCCTGGGCCCAACTGCTCGGGGTGGCCGCCGACGTCGAGGTGGACCCGGCGACGCCGCTGCCGAGCGGCTGGCTGCCCGAGGATTGGCGCGAGCGCTCCGGCCCGCCGCCGGCGACCGTCGGCGATCCGGCGCCGGAGTTCACCCCGATCACCGAGGGGCTGGACCCGTCGAGCCGGGTCGATCAGGCGATCCTGGCGACCCGCCGAGCGGTCTTCCCGGAGCTCGGCCTGGACCCGGACGTCTTCTGAATCGCGCAGACACGCCGGTTCGTGACGAATCTGTGATCTTTCCTCTTCCATCTGTTCACACGGGCCACTAGGCTCACGCCTGCAGACCGAGTCGTTCCGGCTCTGCCCGCCTTGCACGACGAGCATGCAATCCGGACCACGCACCCAGGGGGAGCCGATGACTGACCGTGAGCCCGTGAGTGGCATCAATGCCAAGTTCCTCACGGTGGCCGAGGTCGCATCGCTGATGCGGGTCTCGAAGATGTCGGTCTACCGGATGATCCATGCGGGCGAGCTCGAGGCGGTCCGCTTCGGCCGCAACTTCCGGGTCCCCGAGACGGCGGTCGACGCCTACCTGCGCGGCGCGTACTACGACGTCGGCTGAACGTCGACCGGAGTCTCGCGCGCCCGCGGTTCCGCGAGGCGGACCAGTAACACGCCCACGATGATCACGACCCCGCCCGCGAGCTGGGTCGGGCGCAGCGACTGACCGAGTAGCAACCACGCCCACGCCGCCGCGAACAGCACCTCCGTCAGCCCGACGAACGACGCGAGCCGCGAGCCGAGGTGCCGGGTGGCGATGATCCCGGTCAGGTACGCCAGCGCCGTCGCGAGCAGGCCGAGCCCGAGCACGGACACGGGGGCCGGAACGGTGGTGTCTGCGATCGTCACCGGGTCCAGTGAGGCACGCATCGGCAGCAGCCCGAGCGCGCCGACGAGGCCGACGCCGGCGGCGCCGACGAGCAGCCCGCCCGCGGCCAGCGTCAGCGGGGGCAGCTCGACCGGGCTGTCGGCCGAGATCACGAAGTAGGCGCCCAGGCAGGCCGCCGCGCCGAGCCCGAAGAGCACCCCGAGCGGGTCCACGCGTACCTCACCGAACACGTCGATCACTCCGAGCAGGCCGGCGATCGCGAGCAGCGTGCCCACGCCGACCAGCACGCCCGGCCGGACCCGCGTCGTCGCCCAGGTCCACCCGACGACCAGCACCGGTGCCAGGTACTCGATCAGCAGCGCGATGCCCACGGGCAGCCGGGTGATCGCCAGGAAGAACAGCAACTGGGTGCCGGCACAGGCGATCAGGCCGAAGGCGGCGATCGTCCGCCAGTGCCGGGTCAGGGTGGCGTACCGGCCGCGGAGCTGCCAGGCCGCGATCGGAGCCAGCAGCAGGCCGCCGAGCGCCAGCCGGACGGTCGTCGTGGCGGCGGGCGTCCAGCCGGCCTCCATCAGCGCGGAGGCGAAGCTGCCCGCGGTGCCGAAGCCGGCCGCCGAGACCAGGGCCACGACCAGCCAGGTCGCGGGGTGTGGGGACGCCGCACGCATGGTCACCTCGTCTCGTTCGGGGCCGGATGTCAGGAGCAAAACCGTTGTTGACTGCTAACGCTAGGCGGCCGCCGGTCATGAGTCAATGGGCGGGTTGCCCCTGTCGCCGGGTACGCTGGGGCGGCGAGGAGGACCGATGACATTCGCCCACGACACGATGCTCGCGCTGCGGGCCGGCGCGGCGCTGGTCAACTCCGCCGAACCGCCGGACACGCTGACCGACCTCGACGACCTGGACGCCTTCCTGGCCCAGCACCCGTTCACCGGTCGGCGCGACGCCACCGACGCCGAACTGCGCGAGGTCCGCGCGCTGCGACCCGTGCTGCGCGGATTCTGGGTCGACGACGAGGAGCTGCTGGTCGAGCGGGTCAACGCCGTGCTGGCCGAGTACGCCGCGCTCCCGCAACTGACCCGCCACGACGGATTCGGCTGGCACATCCACGCCACCGCCGCCGATCGCCCCCTGGCCGCCCGGATCGCCGTGGAACTTGCCATGGCAATGACCGATGTGTTGCGTGCCGGCGAGCGGGACCGGCTCGGATTCTGCGCCGCCGATGACTGCTCCGGCGTGGTCGCCGACCTGTCCCGCAACCGGTCGCGACGCTACTGCGAGAGCGGTTGCGGCAACCGGGTCAATGTCGCCGCCTATCGCGCGCGACGCTCCGCCGCGGCCGGCTGAGAGCGGCCCGCGATTGGGCGATCCGCGCCGGGCGCGGGTACGCTTGCGCATCGGCCGGTCGGCGCCGACGCCCGGGGCACCCCGGCGCGAGGCACCGGCAGCCGACACCGACCCTGCGGCGCGCGCCGATCCCGGCGTACCCCGCACATCGAAGATACGAAAGAGGCTCCACGTGGGTTCTGTGATCAAGAAGCGCCGCAAGCGGATGGCGAAGAAGAAGCACCGCAAGCTGCTCAAGCGCACCCGCATCCAGCGCCGCCGCGCCGGCAAGTAACTCCCCCTCGCGGGCGGCCATGTCGCGGGTAGTCCTGGTCACCGGAGTCGCGCGTCCCGCCGCGCTGGCCTGCGCGCGCGCCCTGTCGCGGCTGCCCGATGTCGAGGTGATCGGCGCCGATCTGGCCGCACCCGCGGGCCCTGCCCGGGAGATCCGGACGATTCGCGTCGACATCCGCAGCCCCGCCATGCGGCGGGTGCTGGCCGCCAACGATGTCGACACCCTGGTGCACCTGGCCACGGCCGACGGCTCGACGGGCCACGGCCATGTCGGCGGCGGCCAGCGCGCGGCCGTCAAGGAGGCCAATGTCATCGGCGCGATGCAGTTGCTCGCCGCCGCGCACCGCGCGCCGAGCATCCGGCGCGTCGTGCTGGCCTCGAGCCCCGAGGTGTACCCGGCCGGGCCGCTCGCCCCGGCCGTCTTCACCGAGAACCTCGCCGGGGCAGCCGGCGCCCGCTCGGGCGGGATGCCGATCCCGTCGGCCCGGGTACGCCTGAGCGCACACGGGCGCGATGCGTTGGAGATCGAGTCCTATGCCCGTGATCTTGCTCAGCGGCGCAGCGATGTGGCGCTGACCATCCTGCGTCCCGCGCCCCTGATCGGGGCCGGTGTGCGTACGGCGCTGACCGACCATCTGACCCAGGCCACGGTGCCGAGCGTGGCGGGATTCGAGCCGAGGCTGCAGTTCCTCCA harbors:
- a CDS encoding NAD-dependent epimerase/dehydratase family protein; translated protein: MSRVVLVTGVARPAALACARALSRLPDVEVIGADLAAPAGPAREIRTIRVDIRSPAMRRVLAANDVDTLVHLATADGSTGHGHVGGGQRAAVKEANVIGAMQLLAAAHRAPSIRRVVLASSPEVYPAGPLAPAVFTENLAGAAGARSGGMPIPSARVRLSAHGRDALEIESYARDLAQRRSDVALTILRPAPLIGAGVRTALTDHLTQATVPSVAGFEPRLQFLHPVDAQRAFDLAVRGELDGVYNVAPDDVITLGQALIILGRRDLALPGPLAPLAAGIGRRLGLTCSTAAQVQALASPAVLDSAALRAAGWRPRYSSREAVADFARAAGRTRRPGAWNDGGHG
- the proC gene encoding pyrroline-5-carboxylate reductase, coding for MTDRLLVVGGGVMGETLISGLLRAGWPTERILASERSPERRAELAERHGIEALAGLDAAGQAETVVLVVKPQDADAVLAELAGRIRPGAMLVSLCAGVPTARLEAGLPDGQPVVRVMPNTPAQVDEGMAAISAGRYADAAHVARVEELLNAIGRSVTVPESYQDAVTAISGSGPAYLFFVVEAMIEAGVHLGLPRVTATELVVQTMLGSAKLLRESGGHPTVLREQVTSPGGTTAAAIRQLEDHKVRAAFITAIEAARDRSRELGRTEPGS
- a CDS encoding helix-turn-helix domain-containing protein; the encoded protein is MTDREPVSGINAKFLTVAEVASLMRVSKMSVYRMIHAGELEAVRFGRNFRVPETAVDAYLRGAYYDVG
- a CDS encoding 30S ribosomal protein bS22, which gives rise to MGSVIKKRRKRMAKKKHRKLLKRTRIQRRRAGK
- a CDS encoding EamA family transporter, with protein sequence MRAASPHPATWLVVALVSAAGFGTAGSFASALMEAGWTPAATTTVRLALGGLLLAPIAAWQLRGRYATLTRHWRTIAAFGLIACAGTQLLFFLAITRLPVGIALLIEYLAPVLVVGWTWATTRVRPGVLVGVGTLLAIAGLLGVIDVFGEVRVDPLGVLFGLGAAACLGAYFVISADSPVELPPLTLAAGGLLVGAAGVGLVGALGLLPMRASLDPVTIADTTVPAPVSVLGLGLLATALAYLTGIIATRHLGSRLASFVGLTEVLFAAAWAWLLLGQSLRPTQLAGGVVIIVGVLLVRLAEPRARETPVDVQPTS
- a CDS encoding CGNR zinc finger domain-containing protein, which gives rise to MTFAHDTMLALRAGAALVNSAEPPDTLTDLDDLDAFLAQHPFTGRRDATDAELREVRALRPVLRGFWVDDEELLVERVNAVLAEYAALPQLTRHDGFGWHIHATAADRPLAARIAVELAMAMTDVLRAGERDRLGFCAADDCSGVVADLSRNRSRRYCESGCGNRVNVAAYRARRSAAAG
- a CDS encoding acetoin utilization protein AcuC, whose product is MVARLIHSPDLERYHFGPDHPMGPGRVQLTLALARELGILDQLQVAPEPAANEDLLRAVHDELYIAAVKADRTSTIFGIGTPDNPLVVGMHDIAAGISAATTEAARAVWSGEVARGINIAGGHHHAMPMGTSGFCVYNDIAVAIRWLQSAGAKKIAYVDVDAHHGDGVQAIFYDDPSVLTVSLHESPAYLFPGTGYPTETGGSGAEGSAVNVALPPGVGDAGWLRAFEAVVPPVLEAFAPDILITQHGCDSHAADPLTDLQLTLGGQVASYRRLAELAERYAHGRWVITGGGGYAMPWVLPQAWAQLLGVAADVEVDPATPLPSGWLPEDWRERSGPPPATVGDPAPEFTPITEGLDPSSRVDQAILATRRAVFPELGLDPDVF
- a CDS encoding aspartate-semialdehyde dehydrogenase is translated as MRVGVFGATGQVGGVMRTLLAERDFPVDEIRYFASARSAGTPLPFGDREVLVEDTATADFTGLDLALFSAGKTMSLEYAPKVAAAGATVIDNSSAWRGDPEVPLVVAEVNGADIDVAPKGIIANPNCTTMAAMPVLKPLHDAAGLRRLVVATYQAVSGSGGAGVAELATQLAAAPDPTPLAFDGSAIDFPAPEKYARTIAHDVLPLAGSLVDDGSGETDEEQKLRNESRKILHIPDLPVAGTCVRVPVFTGHSLAIHAEFADAIDPARATELLASAPGVELSDIPTPLQAAGADPVYVGRIRTDASAPEGRGLVLFVSNDNLRKGAALNAVQIAELIAARVSA